A section of the Pimelobacter simplex genome encodes:
- a CDS encoding TIGR03086 family metal-binding protein has product MTDLTDQTDLADLAHLDAATALLRARLADVAPDQWDAPSPCEGWTARDVAEHVIGDAVRYRLWVIGAPAEEVTASRALTFLGDDPVAALDEIQGALRAAFAEPGALDRTARHSAGDITGRDLLELRLLEQTLHAWDIAVATGSDPAIGDDLCARLIGSAATIERLRGHGYYGPATALAGPGDTLQDRLLRLAGRR; this is encoded by the coding sequence GTGACTGACCTGACGGACCAGACGGATCTGGCTGACCTGGCGCACCTCGACGCCGCCACCGCGCTGCTCCGCGCCCGCCTCGCGGACGTCGCCCCGGACCAGTGGGACGCGCCGTCACCGTGCGAGGGCTGGACCGCGCGCGACGTCGCCGAGCACGTCATCGGCGACGCCGTCCGCTACCGGCTCTGGGTGATCGGGGCGCCGGCCGAGGAGGTGACCGCCTCCCGGGCGCTGACCTTCCTGGGCGACGACCCGGTCGCCGCGCTCGACGAGATCCAGGGTGCGCTGCGCGCGGCGTTCGCCGAGCCGGGTGCGCTCGACCGCACCGCGCGCCACTCCGCGGGCGACATCACAGGCCGCGACCTGCTCGAGCTGCGCCTCCTGGAGCAGACGCTGCACGCCTGGGACATCGCGGTCGCGACCGGGTCCGACCCGGCCATCGGCGACGACCTCTGCGCCCGGCTGATCGGGTCCGCGGCGACGATCGAGCGGCTGCGCGGGCACGGCTACTACGGGCCGGCGACGGCGTTGGCCGGTCCCGGCGACACCCTCCAGGACCGGCTGCTGCGGCTGGCCGGACGTCGCTGA
- a CDS encoding maltokinase N-terminal cap-like domain-containing protein encodes MAIIHRATLTPSKAELLSGWLAVDVEVLGAFRYDDPAGEVGVEAFLLRVGDQVRHVPLTYRGAPHESATLVGTLEHSVLGTRWVYDGTTDPVALGCYERALAGEQEQAVLELWDAGELVDRLPGSVVVRREGEGAGARLVATWDGGSLVVAGD; translated from the coding sequence ATGGCGATCATCCACCGCGCGACGCTGACCCCGAGCAAGGCCGAGCTGCTGTCCGGCTGGCTGGCCGTGGACGTCGAGGTCCTCGGCGCCTTCCGGTACGACGACCCGGCCGGCGAGGTGGGCGTCGAGGCGTTCCTGCTCCGCGTCGGCGACCAGGTGCGCCACGTGCCGCTGACCTACCGCGGCGCGCCCCACGAGAGCGCGACGCTCGTCGGCACGCTGGAGCACTCGGTGCTCGGCACCCGCTGGGTCTACGACGGCACGACCGACCCGGTCGCGCTCGGCTGCTACGAGCGCGCGCTGGCCGGCGAGCAGGAGCAGGCCGTGCTCGAGCTCTGGGACGCCGGCGAGCTGGTCGACCGGCTGCCCGGCTCGGTCGTCGTACGGCGCGAGGGGGAGGGGGCCGGCGCCCGCCTGGTCGCGACCTGGGACGGCGGCTCGCTGGTGGTCGCCGGTGACTGA
- a CDS encoding TetR/AcrR family transcriptional regulator → MSEAAAVAGRPRDSRIDEAVLVATRELVAELGYADLTFRAIAQRAGTSVPAIRRRWASKAHLVHEAVYPTDAVGAPTGAADLRSEVRAVVERCLAIVGSPAGRRATPALMSEMMADHALEQELSARLLASGWESLAGRLAEASERGEARPDIDLGVFVEMVFGATLVAMVLRGHDAVDDAWVEGLVTAVVDGLRVR, encoded by the coding sequence ATGAGCGAGGCAGCAGCCGTCGCCGGCCGTCCACGCGACAGCCGGATCGACGAGGCCGTGCTCGTCGCCACGCGCGAGCTCGTCGCCGAGCTCGGGTACGCCGACCTGACCTTCCGCGCGATCGCCCAGCGGGCCGGGACGTCGGTGCCCGCCATCCGCCGGCGCTGGGCCTCCAAGGCCCACCTCGTGCACGAGGCGGTCTATCCCACCGACGCCGTCGGCGCCCCGACCGGGGCCGCCGACCTGCGCTCGGAGGTCCGCGCGGTCGTCGAGCGCTGCCTGGCGATCGTCGGCTCGCCCGCGGGCCGGCGCGCGACCCCGGCGCTGATGAGCGAGATGATGGCCGACCACGCGCTCGAGCAGGAGCTGAGCGCCCGGCTGCTGGCCTCCGGCTGGGAGTCCCTGGCCGGCCGGCTGGCCGAGGCGTCGGAGCGCGGCGAGGCGCGACCCGACATCGACCTGGGTGTGTTCGTCGAGATGGTCTTCGGTGCCACGCTGGTCGCGATGGTCCTGCGCGGGCACGACGCCGTGGACGACGCCTGGGTCGAGGGGCTCGTCACCGCGGTCGTCGACGGCCTGCGGGTGCGCTGA
- a CDS encoding AMP-binding protein, with the protein MTPSFPHGSVAELLLARAEDDHPALLFGDDTLTWREFVAAAQVRAGALTALRRPGPWHVGVLMDNDPEYLLLIAGAALCGATVVGVNPTRRGAELAADIRATDCQTLLVGPEHRALLDGVDTAGVDVLDLHGERYRDAIAAAEEHPVTTTAPPGTEHVLLLLFTSGSTGAPKAVVCSSFRLAVIGQLNRHGLTREDVAYNAMPLFHGNALMAAWAPILVVGGTLAMRDRFSASGFLPDVERFGATFFNYVGRALSYVLAQPEDPREGRTRLRYGFGTEASTRDREEFVRRFGCRVVESYGSSEGVCAILRSPDTPPGALGRPDPQMGLEIVGASGTVCPPAAFGPDGRLLNAAEAIGEIVVRGGAARFEGYYNNPAAMAAKVRDGDFWTGDLAYADAEGHFWFAGRSSDWIRVDSENFATAPIERILARHPAVATAVVYGVPDPRTGDEVMASLLLVPGERLDAAALDRFLDEQPDLGTKWRPRLVRVVEELPLTGTGKLDKQVLRGEAWLTDDQVLHATPDGYRPFTAADRTAREASFAAHGRLALHPTERQHP; encoded by the coding sequence GTGACACCTTCGTTCCCCCACGGCTCGGTCGCGGAGCTGCTGCTCGCGCGCGCCGAGGACGACCATCCTGCCCTCCTGTTCGGCGACGACACCCTGACGTGGCGGGAATTCGTCGCCGCGGCCCAGGTCCGGGCCGGGGCCCTCACCGCGCTGCGGCGGCCCGGTCCCTGGCACGTCGGCGTGCTCATGGACAACGACCCGGAGTACCTCCTGCTCATCGCCGGCGCCGCGCTGTGCGGCGCCACCGTGGTCGGCGTCAACCCGACCCGGCGCGGGGCCGAGCTCGCCGCGGACATCCGCGCCACCGACTGCCAGACCCTCCTCGTCGGGCCCGAGCACCGCGCCCTCCTCGACGGCGTGGACACCGCCGGGGTCGACGTCCTCGACCTGCACGGCGAGCGCTACCGGGACGCGATCGCCGCAGCGGAGGAGCACCCCGTCACCACCACCGCTCCCCCGGGCACCGAGCACGTGCTGCTCCTGCTCTTCACGTCCGGCTCGACAGGCGCGCCCAAGGCGGTCGTCTGCTCGTCGTTCCGGCTCGCGGTGATCGGTCAGCTCAACCGGCACGGGCTGACCCGCGAGGACGTCGCCTACAACGCGATGCCGCTCTTCCACGGCAACGCCCTCATGGCCGCGTGGGCGCCGATCCTCGTCGTCGGCGGCACGCTGGCGATGCGCGACCGGTTCTCCGCCTCGGGCTTCCTGCCCGATGTCGAGCGCTTCGGGGCGACGTTCTTCAACTACGTCGGCCGCGCGCTGTCGTACGTGCTCGCCCAGCCCGAGGACCCGCGCGAGGGCCGCACCCGGCTCCGCTACGGCTTCGGGACCGAGGCGTCGACGCGGGACCGCGAGGAGTTCGTCCGGCGCTTCGGCTGCCGCGTCGTCGAGTCCTACGGCTCGTCCGAGGGCGTCTGCGCGATCCTGCGCAGCCCCGACACTCCCCCGGGTGCGCTCGGCCGGCCCGATCCCCAGATGGGCCTGGAGATCGTCGGCGCGTCCGGGACGGTGTGCCCGCCCGCCGCCTTCGGCCCGGACGGCCGGCTCCTCAACGCCGCTGAGGCGATCGGCGAGATCGTGGTGCGCGGCGGCGCGGCCCGCTTCGAGGGCTACTACAACAACCCCGCGGCCATGGCCGCCAAGGTGCGCGACGGCGACTTCTGGACCGGCGACCTCGCCTACGCCGACGCCGAGGGGCACTTCTGGTTCGCCGGGCGCAGCTCGGACTGGATCCGGGTCGACAGCGAGAACTTCGCGACTGCCCCGATCGAGCGGATCCTCGCCCGGCACCCGGCTGTCGCCACCGCGGTCGTGTACGGCGTACCGGACCCGCGCACGGGCGACGAGGTGATGGCGTCCCTCCTGCTCGTGCCCGGCGAGCGCCTGGACGCCGCCGCACTCGACCGCTTCCTCGACGAGCAGCCCGACCTCGGCACCAAGTGGCGTCCGCGCCTGGTGCGCGTGGTCGAGGAGCTGCCCCTGACCGGCACCGGCAAGCTCGACAAGCAGGTGCTGCGCGGCGAGGCCTGGCTCACCGACGACCAGGTCCTGCACGCCACCCCCGACGGCTACCGCCCCTTCACCGCGGCCGACCGGACCGCCCGGGAGGCGTCCTTCGCCGCCCACGGCCGGCTCGCGCTCCACCCCACCGAAAGGCAGCACCCATGA
- a CDS encoding SDR family oxidoreductase: protein MSQRSVVVTGAAAGIGRAVAERFHAAGYLVGAYDVDAAGLATLADELDGIVTGQLDVRDATAWEQRLAELTERTGGTLDVLVNNAGILRSGPFAEIPLDAQQRIVDVNVKGVLNGCHVAHPYLRATPGAHVVNLASASAIYGQPELATYSATKFAVRGLTEALDLEWAADDITVRAVWPLFVSTAMTSDMDIASTRALGVRLTADDVAREVLDVVGAHRLPQPVHRAVGTQAKVLMASSGLAPAWVLRRINARIAGGHR, encoded by the coding sequence ATGAGCCAGCGCAGTGTCGTCGTCACCGGAGCCGCGGCCGGCATCGGCCGGGCCGTCGCCGAACGGTTCCACGCCGCCGGCTACCTCGTCGGCGCGTACGACGTCGACGCCGCCGGGCTCGCCACCCTGGCCGACGAGCTCGACGGCATCGTCACCGGCCAGCTCGACGTCCGCGACGCCACGGCCTGGGAGCAGCGCCTCGCCGAGCTCACCGAGCGCACCGGCGGGACCCTCGACGTCCTCGTCAACAACGCGGGGATCCTGCGCAGCGGCCCGTTCGCCGAGATCCCCCTCGACGCCCAGCAGCGGATCGTCGACGTCAACGTCAAGGGCGTCCTCAACGGCTGCCACGTCGCCCATCCCTACCTGCGCGCCACCCCCGGCGCCCACGTGGTCAACCTGGCCTCGGCCAGCGCGATCTACGGCCAGCCCGAGCTGGCGACGTACTCGGCGACGAAGTTCGCGGTCCGCGGCCTGACCGAGGCGCTCGACCTGGAGTGGGCCGCCGACGACATCACCGTCCGCGCGGTCTGGCCGCTCTTCGTCAGCACCGCGATGACCAGCGACATGGACATCGCCTCCACCCGCGCCCTCGGCGTCCGGCTCACCGCGGACGACGTCGCCCGCGAGGTCCTCGACGTCGTCGGCGCCCACCGGCTCCCGCAGCCCGTGCACCGCGCGGTCGGGACGCAGGCCAAGGTGCTCATGGCGTCGTCGGGGCTCGCGCCGGCCTGGGTGCTGCGCCGGATCAACGCGCGGATCGCGGGCGGGCACCGGTGA
- a CDS encoding LLM class F420-dependent oxidoreductase produces MDLGIHYATFTHPQWQTTLADRIAATAKVADEGGIALFTVMDHYFQMEMAGGPAEPMLEGYTTLGYVAALTERIDLGLFVTGVTYRHPGLLAKVVTTLDVLSHGRAWLGIGAAWYDREHAGLGVPFPPVAERFERLEETLRICRQMWSDDDGPFEGEHYRLAETICVPPAVWGRVPVVIGGSGERKTLRLVAHYGDACNLFTGEGPDGVAHKLDVLRRHCDDAGRDYDEIRKTILWFGDPVAEPDRFAREMEQYAALGVTLTSMMPPTDDPEGWAVDLVEQALPRVREL; encoded by the coding sequence ATGGACCTCGGCATCCACTACGCCACCTTCACCCACCCGCAGTGGCAGACCACGCTCGCCGACCGGATCGCCGCCACCGCGAAGGTCGCCGACGAGGGCGGCATCGCCCTGTTCACCGTGATGGACCACTACTTCCAGATGGAGATGGCCGGCGGTCCCGCCGAGCCGATGCTGGAGGGCTACACCACCCTCGGGTACGTCGCCGCGCTGACCGAGCGCATCGACCTGGGCCTGTTCGTCACCGGCGTCACCTACCGGCACCCGGGCCTGCTGGCCAAGGTCGTCACCACGCTCGACGTCCTCTCGCACGGGCGGGCCTGGCTCGGCATCGGCGCGGCCTGGTACGACCGGGAGCACGCCGGGCTCGGCGTACCGTTCCCGCCGGTGGCAGAGCGCTTCGAGCGCCTGGAGGAGACGCTGCGCATCTGCCGGCAGATGTGGAGCGACGACGACGGCCCGTTCGAGGGCGAGCACTACCGCCTGGCCGAGACGATCTGCGTGCCGCCCGCCGTATGGGGGCGGGTGCCGGTGGTCATCGGCGGCTCCGGGGAGCGCAAGACGCTGCGCCTGGTCGCCCACTACGGCGACGCCTGCAACCTCTTCACCGGCGAGGGCCCCGACGGCGTCGCCCACAAGCTCGACGTCCTGCGCCGCCACTGCGACGACGCCGGGCGCGACTACGACGAGATCCGCAAGACCATCCTGTGGTTCGGCGACCCGGTCGCCGAGCCGGACCGGTTCGCGCGCGAGATGGAGCAGTACGCCGCGCTCGGCGTCACGCTCACCTCGATGATGCCGCCGACCGACGACCCGGAGGGGTGGGCGGTCGACCTGGTCGAGCAGGCGCTGCCGCGCGTCAGGGAGCTGTGA
- a CDS encoding peptidylprolyl isomerase has product MRSRLLAGVPALLLLATLSACGEDDSRASDNTSPTPSPSATVTVDDGQNAGTPATSGTCDYKEDGTVKDVQLPPAPTVDGPVRATIKTSAGDLAVTLDGKKAPCTVNSFLFLAAKGYFDDTPCHRLTSYDTLSVLQCGDPTGQGTGGPGYTIPDELDPAATYSAGTLAMANTGDPHSGGSQFFIVYADSQLKPDYTVFGSIDKAGIDLVTKLAKAGSTPTGDGAPNTPVSIENVAIVK; this is encoded by the coding sequence ATGCGTTCCCGCCTGCTCGCCGGTGTCCCGGCCCTGTTGCTGCTCGCCACGCTCTCCGCCTGCGGGGAGGACGACTCGCGAGCGTCGGACAACACCTCGCCGACGCCCTCCCCGAGCGCAACGGTCACGGTCGACGACGGACAGAACGCAGGCACGCCGGCGACGAGTGGTACGTGCGACTACAAGGAGGACGGCACGGTCAAGGACGTCCAGCTCCCACCGGCACCCACGGTCGATGGCCCGGTGCGGGCGACCATCAAGACCTCGGCCGGCGACCTCGCGGTGACCCTCGACGGCAAGAAGGCTCCTTGCACCGTGAACTCATTTCTCTTTCTCGCCGCGAAGGGCTACTTCGACGACACTCCCTGTCACCGGCTGACCTCCTACGACACACTGTCCGTCCTGCAGTGCGGCGATCCGACCGGACAGGGCACCGGTGGTCCGGGCTACACGATTCCCGACGAGCTCGACCCAGCGGCGACCTACTCCGCCGGGACGCTCGCCATGGCGAACACCGGCGATCCGCACTCAGGCGGCTCGCAGTTCTTCATCGTCTACGCCGACAGCCAGCTCAAGCCTGACTACACCGTCTTCGGATCGATCGACAAGGCAGGTATCGACCTTGTCACGAAGCTCGCCAAGGCCGGCTCGACCCCGACCGGCGACGGTGCCCCCAACACCCCGGTATCGATCGAGAATGTCGCGATCGTAAAGTAG
- a CDS encoding SDR family NAD(P)-dependent oxidoreductase produces MRPWTQVPPQPGRRFVITGSNGGLGLETARILGSRGAEIVMACRSVDKGEAAARTVPGHDKGRVEVRQVDVSDLASVRAFAAGLREGGRPVDVLVNNAGVLGVPLGRSAEGVEMHLATNYLGHFLLTQELLPLLTDRVVMVSSREHRSGALDLDDLGWERRPYRPFQAYGDSKLADLLFMRELDRRFAAEGSPLRAVAAHPGASATKITGGSGNPVVTAIGYYGQKLVGMPAWRGALCTVYAATMDVPSGTYIGPHGVTELWGWPAPARMSPKADDPALAQALWERSVQLSST; encoded by the coding sequence ATGCGTCCGTGGACCCAGGTGCCGCCCCAGCCGGGCCGGCGGTTCGTCATCACCGGCTCGAACGGCGGTCTCGGCCTCGAGACCGCCCGGATCCTGGGCTCGCGCGGCGCCGAGATCGTGATGGCCTGCCGCAGCGTCGACAAGGGCGAGGCGGCGGCCCGGACCGTGCCCGGCCACGACAAGGGGCGGGTCGAGGTGCGCCAGGTCGACGTCAGCGACCTGGCGTCGGTCCGGGCGTTCGCGGCGGGGCTGCGCGAGGGCGGGCGTCCTGTCGACGTGCTCGTCAACAACGCCGGGGTGCTCGGCGTACCGCTGGGGCGCTCGGCGGAGGGCGTCGAGATGCACCTGGCGACCAACTACCTCGGGCACTTCCTGCTCACCCAGGAGCTCCTTCCGCTGCTCACCGACCGGGTGGTGATGGTCAGCTCGCGCGAGCACCGCTCGGGCGCGCTCGACCTCGACGACCTCGGCTGGGAGCGGCGGCCGTACCGGCCGTTCCAGGCCTACGGCGACTCCAAGCTCGCCGACCTGCTCTTCATGCGCGAGCTCGACCGCCGCTTCGCCGCGGAGGGCTCGCCGCTGCGCGCCGTCGCCGCACACCCGGGAGCGTCCGCCACCAAGATCACCGGCGGCTCGGGCAACCCCGTGGTCACCGCCATCGGCTACTACGGCCAGAAGCTCGTCGGCATGCCCGCCTGGCGCGGCGCCCTGTGCACGGTCTACGCCGCGACGATGGACGTCCCGAGCGGGACCTACATCGGCCCCCACGGAGTCACCGAGCTGTGGGGCTGGCCCGCGCCCGCGCGGATGTCGCCGAAGGCCGACGACCCCGCGCTGGCGCAGGCGCTGTGGGAGCGCTCGGTCCAGCTCAGCTCGACATGA
- the pepN gene encoding aminopeptidase N, producing MSLTRAEAEHRASVLAVASYDVDLDLSGADDVFVSRTTLRFRSETSTTTFVDVKPTALHAVRLDGAPLDTALLADGRVPLDLSAGEHELVVEATMSYRHDGEGLHRSVDPADGRAYVYGMSFMDAAPSVFACFDQPDLKAPYTMRVTAPADWLVVGNAPAREIGSEGTTKRWELGPTPPLATYFVTVVAGPYHVLRDEHDGIPLGLSARQSLAATLDREAGELFTLTRQSFDELHRLFGIRYPFGDYHQAFVPEFNAGAMENPGCITIRDPLLFESSSTRADRSFRANLIAHEMAHQWFGNIVTPAWWDDLWLNESFAEYMGRRVITDATEYADAPVHDSYARRTWGITADQRPTTHPVAGNAAPDALSALQNFDGISYARGANVLRQLAIRLGDDAFLGGVREHFELHRFGNATMHDLFASWERAAGGATLDGFVKDWLLTPGADRLDLDRSAGVVRRTSPAAHPAERRHQLQVAVHGPDGWTQQAFVVDGAETPLAVGEAPVLLDAAETTWAVCPPDALTMAALPALAPGITDPQLRATMWNSVRLGLFEGALTLPQVADLLAAAPPVEDTSDGARNLLPWVLETVLPLAPDGTTERFHAAVRAAAEAAPEGSELQLSAFRATVLSAGDAAELERWAAGEDVLPGIAADVDLRWKARRRLAEIGATDQGALDAALATEPTGAAKVHHARAVASLPATEAKEFAWARATGEIEVPNYEVKAAGAGLWRADQRALTEHYARSYFTQLGTLVEAHQGWVQGDVIEAFFPITHLDDATEAAALAALDGDLPGAVRRRLTDRLDELRRRRAVLA from the coding sequence ATGAGCCTCACCCGCGCTGAAGCCGAGCACCGCGCGAGCGTCCTCGCCGTCGCCTCCTACGACGTCGACCTCGACCTCAGCGGAGCCGACGACGTCTTCGTCTCCCGCACCACCCTCCGGTTCCGCAGCGAGACGAGCACCACGACGTTCGTCGACGTGAAGCCCACGGCGCTGCACGCCGTACGGCTCGACGGGGCGCCGCTCGACACCGCTCTCCTCGCCGACGGCCGGGTGCCGCTCGACCTGTCCGCGGGCGAGCACGAGCTCGTGGTCGAGGCGACCATGTCCTACCGCCACGACGGCGAGGGACTGCACCGCTCGGTCGACCCGGCCGACGGCCGCGCCTACGTCTACGGCATGTCGTTCATGGACGCCGCGCCGTCGGTGTTCGCGTGCTTCGACCAGCCCGACCTCAAGGCGCCGTACACGATGCGGGTCACCGCGCCGGCCGACTGGCTCGTCGTCGGCAACGCGCCCGCCCGCGAGATCGGCAGCGAGGGGACGACGAAGCGCTGGGAGCTCGGCCCCACGCCGCCGCTGGCGACCTACTTCGTGACCGTCGTGGCCGGGCCCTACCACGTGCTGCGCGACGAGCACGACGGCATCCCGCTCGGCCTCAGCGCCCGCCAGAGCCTCGCCGCGACGCTGGACCGTGAGGCCGGTGAGCTGTTCACGCTGACCCGGCAGTCGTTCGACGAGCTGCACCGGCTGTTCGGCATCCGCTACCCGTTCGGCGACTACCACCAGGCGTTCGTGCCGGAGTTCAACGCGGGCGCGATGGAGAACCCCGGCTGCATCACCATCCGCGACCCCCTGCTGTTCGAGTCCAGCTCGACCCGGGCCGACCGCAGCTTCCGCGCCAACCTCATCGCCCACGAGATGGCCCACCAGTGGTTCGGCAATATCGTCACGCCGGCGTGGTGGGACGACCTGTGGCTCAACGAGTCGTTCGCCGAGTACATGGGCCGTCGGGTCATCACCGACGCCACCGAGTACGCCGACGCGCCGGTCCACGACTCCTACGCCCGCCGCACGTGGGGCATCACCGCCGACCAGCGCCCCACCACCCACCCGGTCGCCGGCAACGCCGCCCCCGACGCGCTCTCGGCGCTCCAGAACTTCGACGGCATCTCCTACGCCCGCGGCGCCAACGTCCTGCGCCAGCTCGCGATCCGGCTCGGCGACGACGCCTTCCTCGGCGGCGTGCGCGAGCACTTCGAGCTGCACCGCTTCGGCAACGCCACCATGCACGATCTGTTCGCGAGCTGGGAGCGGGCCGCCGGTGGCGCGACCCTCGACGGCTTCGTCAAGGACTGGCTGCTGACGCCCGGAGCCGACCGGCTCGACCTCGACCGCAGCGCGGGCGTCGTCCGGCGGACCTCGCCGGCGGCCCACCCGGCCGAGCGCCGGCACCAGCTCCAGGTCGCCGTCCACGGTCCCGACGGGTGGACCCAGCAGGCGTTCGTCGTCGACGGTGCCGAGACCCCGCTCGCGGTGGGCGAGGCGCCGGTCCTGCTCGACGCGGCCGAGACCACCTGGGCGGTGTGCCCGCCCGACGCCCTGACCATGGCCGCCCTGCCGGCGCTCGCGCCCGGGATCACCGACCCCCAGCTGCGCGCGACGATGTGGAACAGCGTCCGGCTCGGCCTCTTCGAGGGCGCGCTCACGCTCCCCCAGGTCGCCGACCTGCTGGCGGCCGCCCCGCCGGTGGAGGACACCTCCGACGGCGCCCGGAACCTGCTCCCGTGGGTGCTCGAGACCGTGCTCCCCCTCGCGCCCGACGGCACCACCGAGCGCTTCCACGCCGCCGTCCGGGCCGCGGCCGAGGCGGCGCCCGAGGGCTCCGAGCTGCAGCTCTCGGCGTTCCGGGCGACCGTGCTCTCCGCGGGTGACGCGGCCGAGCTCGAGCGCTGGGCGGCCGGCGAGGACGTGCTCCCCGGCATCGCCGCCGACGTCGACCTGCGCTGGAAGGCCCGCCGCCGCCTCGCCGAGATCGGCGCCACCGACCAGGGCGCCCTCGACGCCGCCCTGGCCACCGAGCCGACGGGCGCGGCCAAGGTCCACCACGCGCGGGCCGTGGCCTCGCTGCCCGCCACCGAGGCCAAGGAGTTCGCCTGGGCCCGCGCGACCGGCGAGATCGAGGTGCCCAACTACGAGGTCAAGGCCGCGGGGGCGGGTCTGTGGCGCGCCGACCAGCGCGCGCTGACCGAGCACTACGCGCGCTCCTACTTCACCCAGCTCGGGACCCTCGTCGAGGCGCACCAGGGCTGGGTCCAAGGCGACGTGATCGAGGCGTTCTTCCCCATCACCCACCTCGACGACGCGACCGAGGCGGCCGCCCTGGCCGCGCTGGACGGCGACCTGCCGGGCGCCGTGCGCCGGCGCCTGACCGACCGCCTCGACGAGCTGCGGCGGCGCCGGGCGGTGCTGGCGTGA
- a CDS encoding formate dehydrogenase accessory sulfurtransferase FdhD, whose translation MKARRPGPTGRLRVAEHVATGVRRHEDRVLTEEPLEIRLAWPGAAARRVWTTLRTPGHDFELAAGWVHHEGLGRASGVAYCTDVELRPEQEFNVVTVTLDAVPARVPSQLDALSAGSAACGVCGTDEVDEVLARRPSLPWSGPLPADDLVRTLPDLMRPRQELFAKTGSAHAAGLFTAAGELVVVREDVGRHNAVDKVVGARLLTGAPSAEAVLVISGRAGFELVQKAVASGIGALVAVGAPTGLSVRMAEAGGLALYGWTRAERTVRYA comes from the coding sequence ATGAAGGCCCGGCGCCCCGGCCCGACCGGGCGCCTGCGTGTCGCCGAGCACGTCGCCACCGGCGTACGCCGCCACGAGGACCGGGTCCTGACCGAGGAGCCGCTCGAGATCCGGCTCGCGTGGCCGGGCGCCGCGGCCCGCCGGGTGTGGACGACGCTGCGCACGCCCGGTCACGACTTCGAGCTGGCCGCGGGCTGGGTCCACCACGAGGGCCTGGGCCGGGCCTCGGGCGTGGCCTACTGCACCGACGTCGAGCTGCGCCCCGAGCAGGAGTTCAACGTCGTCACGGTGACCCTCGACGCCGTCCCGGCGCGGGTGCCGAGCCAGCTCGACGCGCTCAGCGCCGGGTCGGCCGCCTGCGGGGTGTGCGGGACCGACGAGGTCGACGAGGTGCTGGCCCGCCGGCCCTCGCTCCCCTGGTCGGGGCCGCTGCCCGCGGACGACCTGGTCCGGACGCTGCCCGACCTGATGCGGCCCCGGCAGGAGCTCTTCGCCAAGACCGGCAGTGCGCATGCGGCCGGGCTGTTCACCGCGGCGGGCGAACTGGTCGTCGTACGGGAGGACGTGGGGCGGCACAACGCCGTCGACAAGGTCGTCGGCGCGCGCCTGCTCACCGGCGCACCGTCGGCCGAGGCGGTCCTCGTGATCAGCGGCCGGGCCGGCTTCGAGCTGGTCCAGAAGGCCGTCGCGAGCGGGATCGGCGCCCTCGTCGCGGTCGGGGCCCCCACCGGGCTCTCGGTGCGGATGGCCGAGGCCGGCGGACTCGCGCTCTACGGCTGGACCCGCGCCGAGCGGACCGTCCGCTACGCCTGA